In Helicobacter mastomyrinus, a single genomic region encodes these proteins:
- a CDS encoding methionine ABC transporter permease yields MLDFLNLCEKHFLLILRDIFSDPVAFSLAKSVCETIYMVVFSVFFACVFGLPLGVYLSAIKPSGIMANALVYRILSAIVNIVRSFPFIVLIFLLLPLSKALIGTSIGSTAAIIPLVIAATPFIARLFEGAFDEVDKGLIEATMSMGASRFRVVLMMISESLPSLANAITITAVSLVGFSAMAGVVGAGGLGDLAYRIGFQSFKPDVLTYAVICIIILVQCIQSSGDFIVKRLRAHR; encoded by the coding sequence ATGCTTGATTTTTTGAATCTGTGTGAAAAGCATTTTTTGCTTATATTGCGCGATATTTTTAGCGACCCTGTGGCATTTAGCTTAGCAAAAAGCGTGTGTGAAACCATCTATATGGTGGTATTTTCTGTGTTTTTTGCCTGTGTATTTGGGCTGCCTTTGGGCGTGTATTTGAGCGCAATTAAGCCCTCTGGCATTATGGCAAATGCCCTTGTGTATAGAATCTTAAGCGCGATTGTCAATATTGTGCGTTCCTTTCCTTTCATCGTGCTGATATTTTTGCTTTTACCGCTTTCAAAAGCCCTTATTGGCACGAGCATTGGTAGCACGGCGGCGATTATCCCGCTTGTGATTGCAGCTACTCCATTCATCGCACGGCTTTTTGAGGGGGCGTTTGATGAAGTGGATAAAGGCTTGATAGAAGCCACAATGAGTATGGGGGCGAGTAGATTCCGCGTGGTGCTAATGATGATAAGCGAGAGCCTCCCCTCACTGGCAAATGCCATTACCATTACAGCAGTAAGCTTAGTGGGCTTTTCAGCTATGGCTGGTGTGGTGGGTGCTGGAGGGCTAGGAGACTTAGCCTATCGCATAGGATTCCAATCTTTTAAGCCCGATGTATTGACTTATGCGGTGATTTGTATCATTATTTTGGTGCAATGTATCCAAAGCAGCGGGGACTTCATCGTCAAGCGTTTGCGCGCACATCGTTAA
- a CDS encoding MetQ/NlpA family ABC transporter substrate-binding protein, translating into MRKLGILLLTILAFIGCGDDKADSHIESNTQTQDKAELTILRVGATPVPAAEILEFIKPQMKAQGVEMQIQQFTDYVVPNVSLAEGSSDANMYQHKPFMDKTNEQKGYHLVALAPIYIVPLGFYSNKFKNIDEFPQGATIAIPGDASNMARAFILLHDNGVITLNDAKNLSASELDIVENPKGLVFKPLEAAGLPKVLDSVDGAVINANYALQAQMSIKESLFHENDKSAYVNVLVSREDNQNDERIAVLKNALLSDETRAFILSKYEGQILPAAQDSTKE; encoded by the coding sequence ATGAGAAAACTAGGCATATTACTTTTAACCATATTGGCATTTATCGGTTGTGGCGATGATAAGGCAGATTCCCATATAGAATCAAATACGCAAACGCAAGACAAGGCAGAACTCACCATTTTAAGAGTGGGTGCTACGCCTGTGCCAGCGGCAGAGATTCTAGAATTTATCAAGCCACAGATGAAAGCGCAAGGTGTGGAAATGCAGATTCAGCAATTTACAGATTATGTCGTGCCTAATGTGTCCTTAGCAGAGGGAAGTAGCGATGCGAATATGTATCAGCATAAGCCCTTTATGGATAAGACAAATGAGCAAAAGGGCTATCATCTCGTGGCTCTAGCACCCATATATATCGTGCCACTAGGATTTTACTCTAATAAGTTTAAGAACATTGATGAGTTTCCACAAGGAGCGACTATCGCTATTCCCGGTGATGCGTCTAATATGGCAAGGGCGTTTATTTTGCTTCACGATAATGGTGTGATAACGCTCAATGACGCGAAAAACCTTAGTGCAAGTGAGCTTGATATTGTAGAGAATCCTAAGGGTTTGGTGTTTAAGCCCTTAGAGGCGGCGGGATTGCCTAAGGTGCTTGATAGTGTCGATGGAGCTGTGATTAACGCAAACTACGCACTTCAGGCGCAAATGAGTATTAAGGAATCGCTTTTTCACGAGAATGATAAAAGCGCGTATGTGAATGTGCTTGTCTCTAGGGAGGACAATCAAAATGATGAGCGCATAGCGGTGCTTAAAAATGCACTTCTAAGCGATGAGACAAGGGCATTTATTCTCTCAAAATACGAAGGGCAAATCCTCCCTGCCGCTCAAGATTCTACAAAGGAGTAA